The Dyadobacter sp. 676 DNA window GCATTTAACAGATTAATATTTGATTAACAATAAATTATAATGGTGCGCGGTATCAACAATAATCACGGTCCGGTCCGCTGCAAATATTGCGGTGCTCTACACCCTGGGATTTGGGATGAACGTTTGATGATTCTACAAGTATTTGGGTGCTCTGCACCCGACGTGAATGCCTGGTGGATCATATGACGCATGTTCGTTGAACGCTCAGGTGCGAAGCACCGCAATATTTGTAATGCCGAAATATTTGCCCCCCGAATCCAAAATCTCGAATCGTAAGGTGCAGCGCACCGCAATATTTGTAGACGTCGAAATGTTTGTAACATTTTTCGTCATTGACGTTAATCATTTGCAAATGATTTGAATGCATTCCGGGCGTTTTTCCATTCATGGTACCATTCCTGGCAGGTATTATCGCCATGCGGGTTTGTAACCTCCAATGTCTCCGGTGCATTGTTCGGAATGCCCAGTGCATTGTTGCAAATGGCCACCCCACCCGAGACCGAGGCCTGGCGGTAATTCGCACGTATCATCACTTTTTTTGCCCGACAAATTGGCGATAAATTGTCGCAGCAGCTTGCTCTGAACACCGCCCCCGCACATCCACACATAATCCTGCTCGTGGTGTGTGACTTCACGGAGCACGTTGTAGTTTTCATAAATGCTGCATGCAATGTCCCAAAGTGTGGCCCATACGAAATGTGCGCGGCTTAACTGGTGGGATACCGGTGTGTTGAAAATAAACCCTCCACGGATCAGGGGAGCTTTCTCGTTAGCCAGTAACGAACCCAGGGCAGCAACACAATGCGTATCACGGATGGCCGCAACTTCGGTTTCGATCAACTCGTAAGGTTCGTTAGGATAAAAAATTGCTTTCAGACGCTGATAATTGAGTCCGGTGACGCCCGCATTGGCTTCGAGCAGGAAGCTGGCGTTGTCGGTATGCCGGTTGGTCCAGGTGCGTTCCCGATCGTCGGTGACGTATTGGGCGGCAATTTTGAGAATGGGCGTCGTAGTGCCCGAAACGATCACTATGTCCTCAACCGACGGTGCAATGCTCATGATCGCAAGCTGCGTATCCGAACCGCCGACCACCACATCGGCCGTTGGGAAAATGCCGAGTTCCTGTGCAACCTGCGGCAGTATTTTACCCAATACCGAACCCGCATGCACCAATGGTGGTAGTAATGCCTTGTCGAGTCGATAGGCGTCACACAGTTGTTGCGACCATTCGCCCCGCGCCACGTCGTACAGCAATGTTTCCGAGGCCTGGGAATGTTCGTAGCCCTGCACGCCGCTGAACATGAATTGTACCCAGTCGCTGATGCTCAGGAATGTCGAAATCTCCTGCCAGAGGTCAGGCCGGCGCTCGCGTACGCCTACGAGTTTCAATGCCGAGAAAAGGGAAGTAGGGTAGCGGCCTGTGCGCATATAGATTTCATGCTTGTCGGGCGTTATGTTTTCCCACTCGCGACCGCGATGGTCGATATTGGGCATACCGATGATCGGCTGACCTGCGCTGCCCAGGGCGACGATGCCCTCGCGCTGGCTGGTGGCGGTGATAGCGGCAATGGTTACCCGCCCGGCTTGGGCCAATGCGGTTTTGGCAAGATTTTTAACCTGCCGCCAGAGCGCGTCCGGGTCAAAAAATATCGATTCGGGATAATGGTGGTCCTTTTCGTAATACATATCGCCGCTTGCCATGCCAAGTATCACGCCGGCGGCATCGGCAACCGCGACCCGCACATTGCCCGTACCGACGTCGGCCACAAGATAAGCCTGTTGGGATGTCATTGTTTTACATTAAATGGGTTTTACAGACAATACTTCGCGGTTTACCAGCTGACGGATGGCGCGGTTGCCGGTGACGTAAAAGTCGTGCAGGGCCTTATTCATAATGTCGGCGTGATGGTCTTCTACTTCAAATGTCGCCCCGGCGATGTGTGGCGTGGCCAGTACATTTTTATGGTGGATCAACCGATAGTCCAGCGCATCGGGCGGTTCGTGATCGAAGACATCGAGAATCGCGCCCCGGATCGCGTCACTTTCAATCGCGGCTAGCAAGGCTTCGCGCTTCACCACCACAGCCCGCGCGGTATTTACGAAAATGGCTTCTTTTTTCATTAATCCGATCAGTTCTTCGCCAATCATGCCTTCGGTGTCTTTGTTTACGGGTAAATGGATCGAGACCACGTCGCTGAGGCGGAAAATATCTTCCAGGCTTACTTTTTGATAGTCGGGGTCGTCCGACGTGTAGAATGGGTCGTAATACAGGATCGTGGTCGGGAAGTGTTTCACGAGATTTGCGATGGTTTGTCCCACAGCCCCGAAACCGACCATTCCGATCGTTTTTCCCGCAATTTCATTCCCTTTGAACTGTAAATAGGATGTGTGTGCCCCCGCTTCCCATTGTCCGCTTTCGAGCCACGCAATGCTTTCGAGCGTGTTCCGCATGAGGTTAATCAGGTTGGCGATGAACATTTCGGCCACTGCCTGCGCGTTGCGCGCGGGGGTGTTGAAAACCGGAATACCCCTGGTGGTAGCCGTGGCGACGGCTACATTCGAAGGCGTCCCGCGGCACACGCCGATGAATCGAAGATGCGGAAATGCCTCGATAACCGCCGAAGTGACGTGGTCGTGCTCGGTAATCAACGCGTCGGCGTTTGTATCGCGCAACAAGGTAATGAGCTCGCTTTCATTGTAAGCACGCTCCTGTGATTTCCATGGCTTATAAATGATTTCTCCGAATTGTTCTTTGAGTATTTGTTGTGCTCTGTCGTGATAAGGGGCGGTGATCAGGACTTTCATATTGAGGTGTCGATACGTTTTTTTAATGTAAATAAGGTATTGTCAGGAGTTGTCAGATGTGGTCAGGAGTTGTCAGATGTGGTCAGGGGTTGTCAGGTGATGCTACATTGCCGGATGTGGCGAGAATATTTGAGGAGAATCGATATAGTTTTGATATTAATAATTATGCACTGCTTATCCTTGACAATACCTAACAACAGCTGACCACTTCTGACTATTCCCGACCACACGTGGCTATTCCTGACCACTTCTGACTATTTCCACTTCGACGCTACCAGTTTGCGGCAACGTAATAAACTTGGTAAGCACTGCGCTGATGAAGTACAGGATCGCGAGTGTCCAGGCGACCCCTTCGCTGCCTATCGATCCGATGAAAAGCCCCACGATGGCAGGTCCTATGAAAACCGGAAGGCCGGCTCCCAGGTTGAGGATGGCCATTGCAGCGCCTTTTTCCTCTTTGACCAGCGACGGCACCAGGGCCGACAAAGGCACATAGCCGGCCAGAAGCCCGCCCCAGAGAATGCCG harbors:
- a CDS encoding FGGY family carbohydrate kinase gives rise to the protein MTSQQAYLVADVGTGNVRVAVADAAGVILGMASGDMYYEKDHHYPESIFFDPDALWRQVKNLAKTALAQAGRVTIAAITATSQREGIVALGSAGQPIIGMPNIDHRGREWENITPDKHEIYMRTGRYPTSLFSALKLVGVRERRPDLWQEISTFLSISDWVQFMFSGVQGYEHSQASETLLYDVARGEWSQQLCDAYRLDKALLPPLVHAGSVLGKILPQVAQELGIFPTADVVVGGSDTQLAIMSIAPSVEDIVIVSGTTTPILKIAAQYVTDDRERTWTNRHTDNASFLLEANAGVTGLNYQRLKAIFYPNEPYELIETEVAAIRDTHCVAALGSLLANEKAPLIRGGFIFNTPVSHQLSRAHFVWATLWDIACSIYENYNVLREVTHHEQDYVWMCGGGVQSKLLRQFIANLSGKKSDDTCELPPGLGLGWGGHLQQCTGHSEQCTGDIGGYKPAWR
- a CDS encoding 2-hydroxyacid dehydrogenase, coding for MKVLITAPYHDRAQQILKEQFGEIIYKPWKSQERAYNESELITLLRDTNADALITEHDHVTSAVIEAFPHLRFIGVCRGTPSNVAVATATTRGIPVFNTPARNAQAVAEMFIANLINLMRNTLESIAWLESGQWEAGAHTSYLQFKGNEIAGKTIGMVGFGAVGQTIANLVKHFPTTILYYDPFYTSDDPDYQKVSLEDIFRLSDVVSIHLPVNKDTEGMIGEELIGLMKKEAIFVNTARAVVVKREALLAAIESDAIRGAILDVFDHEPPDALDYRLIHHKNVLATPHIAGATFEVEDHHADIMNKALHDFYVTGNRAIRQLVNREVLSVKPI